A DNA window from Aquarana catesbeiana isolate 2022-GZ linkage group LG01, ASM4218655v1, whole genome shotgun sequence contains the following coding sequences:
- the XBP1 gene encoding LOW QUALITY PROTEIN: X-box-binding protein 1 (The sequence of the model RefSeq protein was modified relative to this genomic sequence to represent the inferred CDS: deleted 2 bases in 1 codon), giving the protein MNGRSAQCSKVSPSSLPCSSSRPLSSTLTPIPTMVVMGAPKVIFIPGGQSEQGECQQLTSVMLPIHSPDSPESSCSDVPPRKRQRLTHLSPEEKALRRKLKNRVAAQTARDRKKARMGELEQQVLDLELENEKLLIENKLLREKSHGLITENQELRQRLGLDALDVKGEEEIEVFVQSREDEVSPVTGSAESAALRLRASAAGAGPDVHELDSICMDPDSPDSSDSESDILLGLLESLDSEILLGYQESLSWDQQQEVSSESDSIPTAPSSPVGTPSIKLEAINELIRFDHVYTKPLCSEQDAELGIESSVVIKTEEASFNTTCVAPISVKEEFQEEEPTPALGIQSLLSCSENNTEKAVNLLDTGSDSGYEGCSSPLSDMSSPLNCGQAWEDSFTSELFPQLLNVDLHQSCATSPLADPTLFWNPSPEFEDEPF; this is encoded by the exons ATGAATGGCCGCAGTGCTCAGTGTAGTAAAGTCTCTCCGTCTAGTCTGCCGTGCTCCTCCTCCCGTCCCCTCTCCTCCACCCTGACACCCATCCCGACCATGGTGGTCATGGGAGCCCCCAAAGTCATCTTCATCCCCGGAGGACAGTCCGAGCAAGGGGAGTGCCAGCAGCTCACCTCCGTCATGTTACCCATACACAGCCCGGACAGTCCGGAGTCATCGTGCAGCGACGTACCGCCGAGGAAGAGGCAGAGACTCACTCATCTCAGCCCGGAGGAGAAGGCGCTCAGGAG gaaATTAAAAAACAGAGTAGCCGCACAGACGGCACGAGACAGAAAAAAAGCCAGAATGGGTGAACTTGAGCAACAAGTTTTGGATCTAGAGTTGGAG AATGAGAAACTCCTGATTGAAAACAAGCTTTTAAGAGAAAAATCCCACGGTTTGATAACCGAAAACCAAGAACTACGTCAGAGATTGGGCCTTGATGCCCTTGACGTAAAAGGGGAAGAAGAAATCGAG GTTTTTGTACAGTCCAGAGAAGATGAAGTCAGTCCGGTGACCGGGTCCGCTGAGTCCGCAGCACTCAGACTACGTGCC TCTGCAGCAGGAGCAGGCCCAGACGTCCACGAACTTGACAGCATCTGCATGGATCCTGACAGCCCTGATTCTTCAGACAGTGAG TCTGATATCTTGCTTGGCCTATTGGAAAGTCTGGACTCAGAAATCTTACTTGGCTACCAAGAATCACTGTCCTGGGACCAGCAGCAAGAGGTTAGCAGTGAATCAGATTCCATACCCACCGCCCCCTCTTCTCCTGTGGGGACCCCATCAATCAAGCTGGAAGCCATTAATGAACTGATTCGATTTGACCACGTCTACACAAAGCCCCTGTGCTCAGAGCAAGATGCAGAGCTAGGAATTGAGTCCAGCGTAGTCATTAAAACAGAGGAAGCATCTTTCAATACTACTTGTGTTGCCCCCATCTCCGTGAAGGAAGAGTTCCAAGAAGAAGAGCCCACCCCTGCCCTTGGCATACAGAGCTTATTGTCCTGTTCAGAAAACAACACAGAAAAAGCAGTAAACCTGCTGGATACAGGCAGTGACTCTGGCTATGAGGGCTGCTCATCCCCTTTAAGTGACATGTCCTCTCCTTTGAACTGTGGCCAGGCCTGGGAGGACTCTTTTACAAGTGAACTTTTCCCTCAGCTCCTCAATGTCGACTTGCACCAGTCCTGTGCAACTTCACCCCTTGCTGATCCTACTCTCTTCTGGAATCCCAGCCCAGAATTTGAAGATGAACCGTTTTAA